In the genome of Bacteroidota bacterium, one region contains:
- a CDS encoding STM3941 family protein has product MTEFKLYKTTTKGLKIIGMCLPFVAIGLWMITDNPYGTTEYIMGWVGTCFFGLGIPVGLFQTFDKRPQIVITENGIWDRTTNQDEVRWEQIVEAYPIDIHGQKFISVVTDDTFVFKKKPYKWATKINDFVGAQNLNLHLGQINIDEIELTNFINKVSKASLEERRKLIKTFKINKTNFSATDLQKVIIYVFISVLLILLTLSSFAAFMTIMIVMGVSALTARWRPDNSTLRKYAGIATWLGFINMVLCLGTIKIYDSITEDVAEQVTIKIEEFQKLNTTFPTDIKSINEKLELNFIERYFANQINYKTRDNDYELEANMLFGKRRKYDKNNSEWK; this is encoded by the coding sequence ATGACAGAATTTAAACTATACAAGACTACAACAAAAGGACTGAAAATTATCGGTATGTGTTTACCGTTTGTTGCAATTGGACTATGGATGATAACTGACAATCCTTATGGAACCACTGAATATATTATGGGATGGGTTGGCACTTGTTTTTTTGGGCTTGGAATTCCAGTTGGACTTTTCCAGACGTTCGACAAAAGACCACAGATTGTAATCACAGAAAACGGCATTTGGGACAGGACAACAAATCAAGACGAAGTAAGATGGGAACAAATTGTTGAAGCCTATCCGATAGACATTCACGGTCAAAAATTTATTTCAGTAGTAACAGACGACACTTTTGTTTTCAAGAAAAAACCATATAAATGGGCTACAAAAATCAATGATTTTGTAGGAGCACAAAATCTCAATTTACATTTAGGACAAATAAATATTGACGAAATTGAACTGACCAATTTTATAAATAAAGTAAGCAAAGCAAGTTTAGAAGAACGAAGAAAACTTATTAAGACATTTAAAATCAATAAAACCAATTTCTCTGCAACAGATTTACAGAAAGTTATTATCTACGTTTTTATATCAGTATTGCTTATACTTTTAACACTATCAAGTTTTGCAGCATTTATGACAATTATGATAGTAATGGGAGTTTCGGCTCTAACTGCACGTTGGAGACCCGACAATTCAACTCTTAGAAAGTATGCAGGCATTGCAACTTGGCTTGGATTTATTAATATGGTTTTGTGTTTAGGAACAATCAAGATATACGACAGCATAACAGAAGACGTGGCTGAACAAGTGACAATTAAAATTGAAGAGTTCCAAAAGCTAAATACAACTTTCCCGACTGACATTAAATCAATCAATGAAAAATTAGAGCTTAATTTCATAGAACGCTATTTTGCTAACCAAATTAACTATAAGACACGTGACAATGACTATGAATTAGAAGCGAATATGCTTTTCGGAAAGCGAAGAAAGTATGACAAAAACAACAGTGAATGGAAATAA
- a CDS encoding class I SAM-dependent methyltransferase, protein MTEFWEEAFKDKQEMWGLNPAKSTVITKDFFVEQKAKSVLIPGIGYGRNAQIFRDNGMTVTGIEISETAIELGKKHFGNEMKIYHGSVTEMPFDNNLYDGIFCYGLIYLLDKSERTKLIQDCYNQLTENGFMVFTAITKQAVTYGQGTTIDKDRFEMFGGVKIFFYDRETIEKEFGQFGLFEITEVTENYPFHLIKCKKNSTEN, encoded by the coding sequence ATGACAGAATTTTGGGAAGAAGCATTTAAGGACAAACAAGAAATGTGGGGTTTAAACCCTGCAAAATCAACTGTAATTACAAAGGACTTTTTTGTTGAGCAAAAAGCAAAAAGTGTTTTAATTCCAGGCATTGGTTACGGACGAAATGCACAAATTTTCAGAGACAACGGAATGACCGTAACAGGAATTGAAATTTCAGAAACTGCCATTGAATTAGGTAAAAAACATTTTGGAAACGAAATGAAAATTTATCACGGCTCTGTAACAGAAATGCCTTTTGACAACAATTTGTATGACGGAATATTCTGTTACGGATTAATTTACTTGTTAGACAAAAGCGAAAGAACAAAACTAATTCAAGACTGTTATAATCAACTCACAGAAAATGGATTTATGGTTTTTACGGCAATAACAAAGCAAGCCGTAACCTATGGACAAGGAACAACCATAGACAAAGACAGATTTGAAATGTTTGGTGGCGTTAAAATATTCTTTTACGACAGAGAAACCATAGAAAAAGAATTTGGACAGTTTGGACTTTTTGAAATTACAGAAGTAACAGAGAATTATCCTTTCCACTTAATAAAATGCAAAAAGAACTCGACAGAAAATTGA
- a CDS encoding NAD(P)/FAD-dependent oxidoreductase: MTSRRKFIQQSSLALTALALPFPLTAFTKYNKMTDNKNFDVIIIGGSYAGLSSAMALGRSLRNVLIIDNGQPCNIQTPHSHNFLTQDGKTPKEISELAKQEVERYETVKFYKGLATSGVKTENGFEITTDTNDKFTAKKLIFATGIKDTMPDIKGFSECWGISIIHCPYCHGYEHRYRNTGIIANGQKAFHLASMVNNLSDKVTILTNGKADFSSEQLEKLNNHNIKIIETKISEIEHKNGQLKNLIFKDGNKIPFDVAYGAIPFTQHSDIPVSLGCELTEQGYVKIVAFQKTTVPDIYVCGDNSNMMRSVANAVSSGNIAGAVANGELVQEQF, from the coding sequence ATGACTTCAAGAAGAAAATTTATACAACAAAGTAGTTTGGCATTAACTGCCTTGGCTTTGCCTTTTCCATTGACAGCATTTACAAAATATAACAAAATGACAGATAACAAAAATTTTGACGTAATCATAATTGGTGGCAGTTATGCAGGGCTTTCTTCTGCAATGGCATTAGGACGTTCTTTGCGAAATGTTTTAATCATTGACAACGGACAACCTTGTAATATCCAAACACCACATTCACACAACTTTTTAACGCAAGACGGCAAAACACCAAAAGAAATTTCTGAACTTGCCAAACAAGAAGTTGAAAGATACGAAACCGTAAAATTTTACAAAGGACTTGCCACAAGTGGTGTAAAAACAGAAAATGGTTTTGAAATAACAACAGACACAAACGACAAATTCACAGCAAAGAAATTGATTTTTGCAACAGGCATAAAAGACACAATGCCAGACATAAAAGGTTTTTCGGAATGTTGGGGAATTTCGATTATTCATTGTCCCTACTGTCACGGTTATGAACATCGTTACCGAAATACAGGAATTATAGCAAACGGACAAAAAGCGTTTCACCTTGCATCAATGGTAAATAACCTAAGCGACAAGGTTACGATTTTGACCAATGGAAAAGCAGACTTTAGTTCAGAACAATTAGAGAAACTTAACAACCACAATATAAAAATTATTGAAACCAAAATTTCAGAAATTGAACACAAAAACGGGCAACTAAAAAATCTGATTTTTAAAGACGGAAATAAAATCCCTTTTGACGTTGCCTATGGTGCAATTCCATTTACACAACACTCTGATATTCCAGTTTCACTTGGTTGCGAACTTACTGAACAAGGCTATGTAAAAATTGTAGCTTTTCAAAAGACAACTGTACCAGATATTTATGTTTGTGGCGACAATTCCAATATGATGCGTTCTGTTGCTAATGCTGTTTCAAGTGGAAATATAGCAGGAGCAGTAGCGAATGGCGAATTAGTACAAGAACAATTTTAA
- a CDS encoding transcriptional repressor, protein MKRRNTETQEAVLSVLTSKRRAMSQDAIVKQMDVNADRATIYRILNRFCEDEIVHKIVADDGKQYFAVCVKCDEIPVSGNHFHFRCTKCETIECLPTLVEFSVPEKYIVQQMNCVLVGVCKDCS, encoded by the coding sequence ATGAAACGTAGAAATACCGAAACACAAGAGGCTGTTTTGTCTGTTTTGACAAGCAAAAGAAGGGCAATGAGCCAAGATGCTATTGTAAAGCAAATGGATGTTAATGCTGACAGGGCTACTATTTACAGAATTTTAAACCGTTTTTGTGAAGATGAGATTGTCCATAAAATTGTTGCCGATGATGGCAAACAGTATTTTGCTGTCTGTGTGAAATGTGATGAGATACCTGTTTCAGGAAATCATTTTCATTTTCGTTGCACAAAATGTGAGACTATTGAATGTCTGCCAACACTTGTAGAATTTTCTGTTCCCGAAAAATATATTGTCCAACAAATGAACTGTGTCCTTGTTGGTGTTTGTAAAGATTGTTCGTAG
- a CDS encoding cation-translocating P-type ATPase — MKLPINDKKFIFLLSAITIVVALEVLSIIGIHIPMPYAPFVFAIFILGIGYNVLWNGVKAIFKLQFSNINLLMLIAVIGAFYLKEFPEAAVLVVLYVLGERLEDIGIENSKSALDELVSKAPKTAFVKSQNENVTIDKIAVGTIIQVKAGEMIPLDGKIISGETMVDEAAITGEPIAKDKRKGDNLFAGTLNMNGFIEMETTKLSVDTTFSKIIRLTFEASANKSETQKFIQQFAKYYTPVMLLLSILVFVIPVFVMQLDFNHWLQQAITLLVIACPCALVISTPVAIYAAIGNASAKGALVKGGKYIEALASIKAIALDKTRTITFGNPIVSDVFPLNGTSREELLACTAGAEIFSEHPLAQAIVDASKKEGFEPHKTEGFKSIMGKGATAKCLVCEDETIYVGKLDFIKEHQPVDKEAEKIVAELSAQGKTSVVVSFGDGVAGIIGLMDEIKPDSAAALKEIEAMNIEPIMLTGDSEKAANYVAEQVGIKKIFGNMLPENKADKIKELLQEYKFVAMVGDGINDAPALAQSTVGIAMGAAGSDTAIETANIALMNDKLSLIPFLIQLSKKTLRRIKFNTIGAIAVKLIFITLAFIGYSNLVFAIAADVGVTLIVILTSLRLMNYKG; from the coding sequence ATGAAATTACCCATCAACGACAAAAAATTTATTTTTCTTCTTTCAGCAATCACAATAGTAGTTGCATTAGAAGTTTTATCAATCATCGGCATACACATACCAATGCCGTATGCACCTTTCGTTTTCGCCATATTCATTTTAGGAATTGGTTATAATGTTTTATGGAACGGAGTAAAAGCAATCTTCAAACTCCAATTCAGCAACATCAATTTACTCATGCTAATTGCAGTAATCGGGGCATTCTATCTTAAAGAATTTCCCGAAGCAGCAGTTTTGGTTGTGTTGTATGTGTTGGGTGAACGCTTAGAAGATATTGGAATAGAAAATTCAAAATCTGCATTAGATGAATTAGTAAGCAAAGCACCAAAGACCGCATTTGTCAAATCACAAAATGAAAATGTTACCATTGATAAAATTGCAGTCGGAACAATCATTCAGGTGAAAGCAGGTGAAATGATACCGCTTGACGGCAAAATTATTTCAGGCGAAACAATGGTTGATGAAGCCGCCATCACAGGCGAACCCATTGCAAAAGACAAACGAAAAGGAGACAATCTTTTTGCAGGAACTCTTAATATGAATGGCTTCATAGAAATGGAAACCACCAAACTTTCTGTTGATACCACCTTCTCAAAAATCATTCGCCTCACCTTTGAAGCATCGGCAAACAAAAGCGAAACACAAAAATTCATTCAGCAATTTGCAAAATATTATACACCAGTAATGCTTTTGCTCTCAATTTTAGTTTTTGTTATTCCAGTATTTGTAATGCAATTAGATTTTAATCATTGGTTACAACAGGCAATTACACTTTTGGTTATCGCTTGTCCTTGTGCATTGGTTATATCTACACCAGTTGCCATCTATGCAGCCATAGGCAACGCATCAGCAAAAGGAGCATTAGTAAAAGGCGGAAAATACATCGAAGCATTGGCATCAATAAAAGCAATTGCATTAGATAAAACACGAACCATCACTTTCGGAAATCCAATCGTATCAGATGTGTTTCCTTTAAACGGAACAAGCCGTGAAGAACTTTTGGCTTGCACCGCAGGAGCAGAAATATTTTCAGAACACCCATTAGCACAAGCCATTGTTGATGCAAGTAAAAAAGAAGGATTTGAACCGCACAAAACCGAAGGTTTCAAAAGCATTATGGGCAAAGGTGCGACTGCAAAATGTTTGGTGTGTGAAGACGAAACAATTTATGTAGGCAAGTTAGATTTCATAAAAGAACATCAACCCGTTGACAAAGAAGCCGAGAAAATTGTAGCAGAACTTTCAGCACAAGGCAAAACAAGTGTAGTAGTGAGTTTTGGTGATGGTGTGGCAGGTATTATAGGTTTAATGGACGAAATAAAACCCGACAGTGCAGCAGCATTAAAAGAAATAGAAGCAATGAATATTGAACCCATAATGCTAACAGGCGACAGCGAAAAAGCAGCAAACTATGTAGCCGAGCAAGTAGGCATCAAAAAAATATTCGGCAATATGTTACCCGAAAACAAAGCCGACAAAATCAAAGAACTTTTACAGGAGTATAAATTCGTAGCAATGGTAGGCGATGGAATAAACGATGCACCAGCTTTAGCACAATCCACTGTAGGAATAGCAATGGGAGCAGCAGGTAGCGACACAGCAATAGAAACCGCAAATATTGCATTGATGAACGACAAACTTTCACTCATTCCGTTTCTCATTCAGTTAAGTAAAAAAACATTGAGAAGAATAAAATTCAACACCATCGGAGCAATAGCGGTAAAATTGATATTCATAACACTTGCATTTATTGGTTACAGCAATTTGGTTTTCGCCATAGCAGCAGACGTAGGAGTAACACTAATTGTAATTTTGACAAGTTTACGACTGATGAATTACAAAGGATAA
- a CDS encoding DUF1345 domain-containing protein: MRNKPKKLSSIAKLSGLKKLLICLLSSIIVFAILSFFKTEIPFRIILSWNTFSFSMIILGWLLFFSTTSEDLCTVVEKQDDGLKTIFFIVIIAVCLSILGTLIFVTHKNEYSSNKIIQFIILLSPVFLSWFLLHTMFTIRYAHLYHDHNTLNTGSNVGGIEFPTKTKPDYLDFAYFSFVIGMTFQVSDITISSQTIRRFVLVHSLISFFFNTIIVALSISILSNLSNN, from the coding sequence ATGAGAAATAAACCCAAAAAGTTATCTTCAATTGCAAAATTAAGTGGGCTAAAAAAATTACTCATTTGTCTTCTTTCTTCAATTATTGTTTTTGCAATTTTATCATTTTTTAAAACTGAAATTCCATTTAGGATAATACTAAGCTGGAATACTTTTAGTTTTTCAATGATTATTTTAGGGTGGTTATTATTTTTTTCTACAACTTCCGAGGATTTATGCACGGTGGTAGAAAAACAAGATGACGGACTTAAAACAATATTTTTTATTGTAATAATCGCAGTGTGCTTGTCTATATTAGGCACTCTAATTTTTGTAACTCATAAAAATGAATATTCCTCCAACAAAATAATACAATTTATTATTTTGCTATCTCCTGTTTTTTTATCGTGGTTTTTATTGCATACTATGTTTACGATTCGTTATGCACACCTATATCACGACCATAATACATTAAATACAGGAAGTAATGTTGGCGGAATTGAATTTCCTACTAAAACAAAACCAGATTATTTAGACTTTGCCTATTTTTCATTTGTTATCGGCATGACTTTTCAAGTTTCCGATATTACTATTTCTTCTCAGACAATAAGAAGATTTGTATTGGTGCATAGTTTAATTTCATTTTTTTTTAACACCATTATTGTGGCACTTTCAATAAGTATACTTTCAAATTTATCAAACAATTAA
- a CDS encoding DUF3703 domain-containing protein encodes MKLYTKMPLALKPFYQKELTDAENDFEQNHFQQSWQHLERAHILGQPYPFAHSFIHWKMLLFGIKTKNSKEIIGQIPRLIFGGVKSFVGKIPVGNTGGANVPPLHPMEIPEDLLIIIQTHTSNEITN; translated from the coding sequence ATGAAACTCTACACAAAAATGCCATTAGCACTAAAACCGTTTTACCAAAAAGAACTAACAGATGCTGAAAATGATTTTGAACAAAATCATTTTCAGCAAAGTTGGCAACATTTGGAAAGAGCACATATACTTGGTCAACCGTACCCATTTGCACATTCATTTATCCACTGGAAAATGTTACTTTTTGGAATAAAAACAAAAAACAGTAAAGAAATAATTGGGCAAATTCCAAGGCTTATTTTTGGTGGAGTAAAATCGTTCGTTGGTAAAATACCTGTTGGCAATACAGGTGGTGCAAATGTTCCACCTTTGCATCCAATGGAAATACCCGAAGATTTATTAATCATTATTCAAACACATACAAGCAATGAAATTACCAATTAA
- a CDS encoding M20/M25/M40 family metallo-hydrolase, translating to MTTSKLKQIFAITICNFIFSVNSFSQISKIQEALNLFNSDSLVNYTKVLTGMKGINEKDTIKSRLSGTSGNELAFQYAKQLFKSWNLNIDSQQFSITGKNLLAAKKGYKSNKYILLGGHYDAVGSGNPAFHYPGADDNASGTSGVLEAARVISQFEFPYTIKFALWDEEEQGLLGSRAFGPPDDVRDFVGYINLDMIAWDGNNDSLIEIHTRNISNSNLLSERVMNVLKLYNIGLQYKIVNPGDPATDHKSFWDLNLTAIGINEEYNDDFNPNWHKINDSLSKFNIPYYSKMVQLSIATLMDIALDSNGILSAKEIEYEDPLFIYPNPVEDILFFNLSTSKIKYNSAIITDVTGKKVLNFTDISNLSFLNLSGLNQGTYFLTLISGTQSKKPLKIIKI from the coding sequence ATGACCACAAGTAAACTTAAACAAATTTTTGCTATAACTATTTGTAATTTCATATTCTCGGTTAACTCCTTTAGCCAAATTTCAAAAATCCAAGAGGCTTTAAATTTATTTAATTCAGACTCTTTAGTGAATTACACCAAAGTTTTGACTGGAATGAAAGGAATAAACGAAAAGGACACAATTAAATCAAGATTATCTGGAACCTCAGGTAACGAACTGGCCTTTCAATATGCTAAACAATTATTTAAAAGTTGGAATTTAAACATAGATTCACAGCAATTTAGCATAACTGGCAAAAATTTATTAGCTGCTAAAAAAGGTTACAAATCTAACAAATATATACTTTTAGGTGGACATTATGACGCAGTTGGCTCAGGAAATCCAGCATTTCATTATCCAGGTGCTGATGATAATGCAAGTGGAACATCAGGAGTATTAGAAGCTGCTAGAGTTATTTCACAATTTGAATTTCCTTACACAATTAAATTTGCACTTTGGGACGAAGAAGAACAGGGTTTACTTGGGAGTAGAGCATTTGGGCCACCTGATGATGTAAGAGATTTTGTGGGATATATAAATTTAGACATGATTGCTTGGGACGGAAACAATGATAGCTTAATTGAAATACATACTCGTAATATTTCAAACTCAAATCTACTATCTGAAAGGGTCATGAATGTATTAAAATTATACAATATTGGGTTGCAGTATAAAATTGTGAACCCAGGAGACCCTGCAACCGACCACAAATCATTTTGGGATTTAAATTTAACAGCAATTGGAATCAATGAAGAATATAATGATGATTTTAACCCTAACTGGCATAAAATAAATGACTCATTGAGTAAATTCAATATACCTTATTACTCCAAAATGGTACAACTATCAATAGCTACTCTTATGGATATAGCTTTAGATTCAAATGGCATATTAAGTGCTAAAGAAATCGAATATGAAGACCCATTATTTATTTACCCAAATCCTGTTGAAGATATACTTTTTTTTAACTTGAGTACATCAAAAATAAAATACAATTCTGCGATAATAACAGATGTAACAGGTAAAAAAGTTTTAAATTTTACTGATATTTCTAATCTATCTTTTCTTAATTTATCAGGTCTAAATCAAGGTACCTATTTTTTAACTTTAATTAGTGGTACTCAATCAAAAAAACCACTTAAAATAATAAAGATATGA
- a CDS encoding GDCCVxC domain-containing (seleno)protein has product MELESEITCPNCGHKKKEMMPTDACQFFYECENCKKILKPKQGDCCVYCSYGTVKCPSIQTGKDCC; this is encoded by the coding sequence GTGGAACTTGAAAGTGAAATTACTTGCCCAAACTGCGGACACAAGAAAAAAGAAATGATGCCAACAGATGCCTGCCAGTTTTTTTATGAATGTGAAAACTGTAAAAAGATTTTAAAACCGAAACAAGGCGACTGTTGTGTTTATTGCAGTTATGGCACAGTAAAATGTCCTTCTATTCAAACAGGAAAAGATTGCTGTTAA
- a CDS encoding efflux RND transporter periplasmic adaptor subunit produces MKKLIFIAAIAISIVFASCTSNKTETKEEETEHHDEHENTNTAMLTAEQMKSIKIELGSIEKKQLTASLKANGLLKVPNQNMANATASLGGVIKSILIQTGNSVSKGQTIATISNNSFITMQEEFLSVSSKTELAQLEFARQKELQQGNAGALKNLQSADAELKTLKARKASLQKQLELIGIKTASLTSENIQSVVNISSPINGTISNVMVNIGSYVDANNPIAEIVDNSQLHLDLYVYEKDLQKLKVGQTIHFTLTNNPGKEYDADVYAISNTFEQNTKAVAVHAMVKGNKQGLIDGMSITALVSLENATVDAVPTNAIVNHEGQDYIFIVTDAHSEEEHHSEAETAEHKHDESGHQHSEKEEPKHKEEGTTFEKIPVRKGTTDVGYSEITLLKEIPANSKVVVNGAFFILAKMNNKGEAHAH; encoded by the coding sequence ATGAAAAAATTAATCTTCATAGCAGCCATTGCAATATCCATAGTATTTGCATCCTGCACTAGCAATAAAACCGAAACGAAGGAAGAAGAAACAGAGCATCACGATGAACACGAAAACACCAACACGGCAATGCTTACAGCCGAGCAAATGAAATCTATAAAAATAGAGTTGGGCAGCATCGAGAAAAAACAATTAACCGCTTCGTTAAAAGCTAATGGATTATTAAAAGTGCCAAATCAAAACATGGCAAACGCCACAGCATCATTGGGCGGTGTAATAAAATCTATTTTGATTCAAACAGGTAATTCGGTGAGCAAAGGACAAACCATTGCCACCATTTCAAACAATTCTTTTATCACAATGCAAGAGGAATTTTTAAGTGTTTCTTCAAAAACAGAGTTGGCACAATTGGAATTTGCCCGACAAAAAGAATTGCAACAAGGCAATGCAGGAGCATTGAAAAATTTGCAGTCAGCCGATGCAGAACTGAAAACTTTGAAAGCCCGAAAAGCGAGTTTGCAAAAGCAGTTAGAACTTATTGGTATCAAAACCGCTTCACTCACAAGCGAAAATATCCAATCAGTTGTAAATATTTCAAGCCCCATAAACGGCACAATAAGCAATGTAATGGTAAACATCGGCAGCTATGTAGATGCAAACAACCCCATTGCCGAAATAGTGGACAACAGCCAACTGCATTTGGATTTGTATGTGTATGAAAAAGATTTGCAAAAACTAAAAGTTGGGCAAACAATACATTTTACCCTTACCAATAATCCTGGCAAAGAATATGATGCAGATGTTTACGCCATTAGTAACACCTTTGAGCAAAACACCAAAGCTGTTGCTGTTCACGCAATGGTAAAAGGCAACAAACAAGGATTGATTGACGGAATGAGCATAACAGCATTGGTAAGTTTAGAAAATGCCACCGTTGATGCCGTGCCTACCAACGCCATTGTAAACCACGAAGGGCAGGACTATATTTTTATTGTTACCGATGCTCATAGCGAAGAAGAACACCACAGCGAAGCTGAAACAGCCGAACACAAACACGATGAAAGCGGACATCAGCATAGTGAAAAAGAAGAACCTAAACACAAAGAAGAAGGAACAACTTTTGAAAAAATTCCAGTTCGCAAAGGCACAACCGATGTAGGTTACAGTGAAATTACTTTGCTCAAAGAAATTCCTGCCAACAGCAAGGTAGTTGTAAATGGAGCATTTTTCATTTTGGCTAAAATGAATAACAAAGGCGAAGCACACGCACATTAA